In one window of Syngnathus scovelli strain Florida chromosome 22, RoL_Ssco_1.2, whole genome shotgun sequence DNA:
- the rps16 gene encoding small ribosomal subunit protein uS9 → MPAKGPLQSVQVFGRKKTATAVAHCKRGNGLIKVNGRPLEMVEPATLQYKLLEPVLLLGKERFAGVDIRVRVKGGGHVSQVYAIRQAISKSLVAYYQKYVDEASKKEIKDILIQYDRTLLVADPRRCESKKFGGPGARARYQKSYR, encoded by the exons ATGCCGGCTAAAGGTCCCCTGCAATCTGTCCAGGTTTTCGGGCGTAAA AAAACCGCCACTGCAGTCGCCCACTGCAAGAGAGGCAATGGCCTGATTAAAGTGAACGGCAGACCCCTGGAGATGGTGGAGCCCGCCACCCTCCAGTACAAG CTTCTGGAGCCCGTGCTTCTGCTGGGCAAGGAGCGTTTTGCTGGAGTGGACATCAGAGTCCGAGTCAAGGGAGGCGGACATGTATCGCAGGTTTATG CCATCCGTCAGGCCATCTCCAAATCCCTGGTGGCATACTATCAGAAAT ATGTGGATGAGGCCTccaagaaggagatcaaggacaTCCTGATCCAGTACGACAGGACCCTGTTGGTTGCCGACCCGCGTCGCTGCGAGTCCAAGAAGTTTGGTGGACCCGGAGCTCGCGCCCGCTACCAGAAGTCCTACCGTTAA